A stretch of DNA from Juglans microcarpa x Juglans regia isolate MS1-56 chromosome 5D, Jm3101_v1.0, whole genome shotgun sequence:
aagtaaaattttattgatagcaaaggcatagcctaagtacaccGGGAGTATACATCAAACATGCCTAATTACAACTTGCACAAAGTATATTAatcataaacaaaacaaaaaagaaaaaaaaaaaaaaaaaaaggaaaaaacctGATAGTCAATATCCATCTTTCCCATCTTTGGCTGCATCCGCTCTCGTTGCTTCTGCTTCAACTTTTTACTGTCCTCTTTTTCAATGTAAGCCTGTATAAGGCCACCAGGAAACAAATGCAATGGGCCATTAGCCTCAGGGAAATGTATATATTGGCAGATGAATCAAgacaaaattaaaagtttaaaaccaCCAAAACAAACTAACTACGATTTAGATCTTGATGGTTATAGGTAAGACTCAAAACACCATAAAAAGGGTGagaaaatgtgatatttaagttgcTTACTCATCACCATCCggccttttgaaaaaagtaaatttcccaagataaaataaaaaaaccattacAAAAAGGACCATAGAGGTGGATGAAAACAGCCAAGGACAAAAAACCTATCTATCCAGTGGAAAAAACAGTTATTTGATACCTTATAAAAACTATAACTTGACATGGGTCAGGCAGTCTTAGAGCTACACAAACGGTCTAttcttcatttttaaaaatataaagattaaaaGAACAAGAAGTGCTACAGCCACAAAGagatcctacaaaaataaactcacagaTTTGCATGGTTTTATATGATAAtaatgatatgttagatctactttacaataaaagtagcttTACAATCCAATGTGctacatcaagtcacgtcagtttgtagcCTTACTTGTATGGGATCTTTTTgtggctaaagcatttctctaaaAGAATACAGAAGAAATCAAATCTAACTGTAATAAACTCTTGAAATTGAACTTACCTGTCGGATTTTCTCAATCCCGGTTGCAGCAATAAAATCAGGAAGCTGGAAAGGTTGTTTCTCGATACCACGCTTTCCCTACAAAACAATATCCAATGCCCGATGAGATACCAAGTACAAATATGAAATCAGTTCTGCATCGGAATCAGGTCAATAATTAGATTCTTTCAAAACTAAGAGGGATTCAGCCTGAGCATTAAGCACAATGGAAATTCATCTGTAAACTCAAAGCAGATTAACAAGCACCTTAACTGTAAACAAATCCCCAACAATTATGATGCAAAGGTGCTTTGATAAAACTAAAAGCTTAAATTTCCACATGAATGGAATCATATAATTTCTACACCTGTGATACCACATATTAACTGATAAGTAATAAGGGTAGatagtgtatgagatcccacattgtttggaaaaagaagtctttgctctttataatggttccaatgAAACTCTAATTGCATcatcattttggagtatagacccagatgtggcttgggcctcctttgggacgttacaaatggtattaaaGTCTATCTTAACCAAAAATCCAACCGAAAATATAGGATTTAAGCCGTGCCACGTACGACAGACTGGCCTGACAAGAACGCCAGGAATTTAAGTGGGGAGATTGTGATATTCCATATtaattgataaatgataagAGTAGGTAATGTATGGGATCCCACGTTACTTGAGAaagagaagttattgctctttataatggttccaatgGATCACCAAtgatatcattgactagtccttatGGAGTATAggcctagatgtggcttgggcctcccccccccccccccccccccccaaaaaaaaagccacactagaaaacatataaaaataaaattaatttaagagtTCCCATTGCCAAACACCTACATTTCCAGGCTCCACGATTGTCACAGCAGTTCCCCTGCAAGAaccacatatatacatataagagAAACCTTATCGACGTGATCTTCCCACTCCTTCCCTATTCCCTAAATCCCACATGTTCCCTCTATGCATCAGTTAGGCATGCACATTTTAACCCATAAGCTTTAACATTAACGCCAACCTTTTacttattcaaaataaaaaaggaggaggaggaggagtctTTAAACATAGTGAGGCCAGCTAACCTGCAAAAATTTCCTTTTCTGGCTCCAATGCCTGGGGACTGGAACAGTATTTCGGTACGATTTCAAATAAACTAGCAACTTTGGGTCTGCAGAGGTTGCGTCCCACACCTAgaattgagtaaaaaaatatattcataactagAGAAAAATTTTCTTAGAAGTATACATAAGCAGAGAACAATAACAATAGTAAGAATAAGAAGAAGCAATCAAAGCACAATCAAAGACCTCCTACCTCAACAACATCAGGCCTTGAGCAAATTTGCTTCAGTTCAGCAATCTTCATCCGCCGTTGAAGCTGGAAGATGAAAACAGAGATCTTTAGCTGTTATCATTATAAAatgagtcgggctactctgccgcccagaGTAGCCCGCTCAAGTTGACTACTTTtcactttttggtttttttttttttttttccatttttcttttcacatttttttaatatatttaaatatttttaaaaaataaaaaaaatactccaatacactaagtaaaaaatactCCCCCAAACCTACCCttataatcacttccttaatcactaagtaaaaaaataaaataaaataaaattggcaAGCGGTCAAATTGAGCGGTACAATTGGGAAGCAAAGTAGttttttccttataaaataTTGCTACCAAGATGGTGacttttttatcagtaaacaagattttattgatcataaggataggcaagagcccaagaaCCAAGACATGATTACGTATAGGGAGAAAATAAATGTTAACAAGACAATCataccttttttttcttattggatACGCCTTTCTCTTTTTGTTGGTTATCTTGTTCTTCCTCTTCTGAATCTGAGTCAGCCTTCTTGGTCGCTGCTGCATTTGGGACAGACTCGACCTTGTTATCATTCTCCTGGAtgatttgaataattaatgtatCGGGTCATACTTTTCCTAACAAAAGATGAGAATTATGTGATGGAAAATTGCACTACGAAGAAAAAGAATCCCTTTACCTGTGTACTGGCAGTTTCACGAAAATTGAATTTCTCAAAAACTTTTCTGAATTCTTCATCCAGGCCATCATCAAGCTCTGCCTGCTCTGGGACATACTCCACTTCAACTTGCTCCACAAGCTAAAAAGTTCTCAAAATAAGAATTATACACATGTTCAGATCCACATACAAAAGCTACCATATTTATAAGGCACCAAAAAATGAGGATATGAATCTATTACAAGATCTTAATAAGCTTTACAATGTAATGCAGAATCAGCCTAAACTGAAAATGAAACATCTTATTTACTCAATTATTCCTCTTATCTAgtagtataaatattaatattttttatcaaaaaattaagattttattaatcataagaataggcaataggccaagtacacaggacatatacaagagcaaggCCTAGGAGTaatgtaaatattaatattacaggTAAAAAAACCAAGATCCATGCTAGGAAGAAACAACACAGGCTACACGGTTCCCAAAAGAATAAAACCTatgttcttttttcctttcctttatcCAGATTCTAGAACCAAACATGGAACCTAAGTATCCCTTCAATATTCAACGTGATGAGACTATGACGCTCTAGAATTCCGAGCTGCATTATTTCCTTCATCAATCTTTCCAGATTTGAAAAATCCAAACAGAAACTGGAATACTAAACATAAGAATTCAGGTGCTGAAAAATGTTGATTGGACTAAGACTTGagcatatattcattttaagtTCACAAAATCAGTCACTTTATTGCTCGACCTGATTGAAGATAAATTCTTAGCAATTCATTTACTTTCTCAAGCGTTTCTCTCCACTTTCTAGAAAGATAAGCGAACAAGTCAAGCAAGACATGAATCACCAGCCAAGAGTCAACTCAAAATAACACAAAAACCCTAGTGTCACCTATTCATTACCAAATTCAAAAGGAAAACTTTCCAATTAAGCTTCAATGCAGTGATCGTAAATTCACTCCAATCAAACCGAAGAACATAGAATCAAGCATTTCGGATCCTAAAATCAACCAGAATCCCTAACGaacaagacatatatatatatatatatatatttatagagagagagagagagagagaacctgttGAGGATCGTTATTCTCCTCGGCATTCTTATCGGCAGCGTCGTTGTCGTCAAAGGCCGAGGGGTCCGCCGCCTGGGAGgctttcttgttcttcttctgcTTACGCCGGCGGCGACGCCGTTCGCTCTCACGGGATTTCTTGGCGGAGGCCGGGTCAGGGTTAGGGTTTAAGCTTAGACCTCCGTTCGCAACGACGCCGTTAAGGAGCGGAAGAGTTTCCGCGACCATCTTCGGGTATCAAGCCCAAGGTTAGCAAGAATTGAAGGGATCTGAACATAACGATAAATGGCCCGTCCGGTTCGATTAGAAATATCCGAGAAAGCTTACGCACATGTGAATCCCTTCTTGGCACGTGACTATTATTAATCAGGAATGATATGTGAAAGAtggaaaattatattctcaaatcaCTGTATAAGAAGACTGTAGAGCATAcctaataatatatttacaagatataattttatttataatataaattttaaaatttaaatttaacaaattaaattttaccatttaaataaagtaaataGTGCATTATATTTCTACCCACCTATAATAGAATAATTCGTAAAATATTGGATTAGTTTTCTTACCATTCCTGATAAGATTTTATGATCTAAGTTGGGAAATGAGGGATCTCAACAATATTTTCAGACAGCAATTTATCTTGTAACattcaatatttaataaatattgtgaagtttattttatttatttttttctcgaattctaattttaagaaaatgtttgaagaatgagataagattaacattttgtgaatagtagtagtatagtttgtgaatattagtgatataatttgaattaaatatttattgagttttgaaaaataaaagagaaaaagttgaataaaaaatgttataaagttaaaatattattaaaatataatttttgttttgagatttaaaaaaattgaattgttttttgtttaaaaatctagagaaattataatgattagtttgaaaatatctctatttaagtgatgttttggtaatgaaatgaaatgagatgtaaaCATTTTCCAAACATTCTCTTAAAGTTTGTGTAGTAAcaatccaaattttaaaaagaaaattatttatcttaCTTTCATTCCATTATAGTGAGATGATATTGtctatcatttattaaatatttctttaaaaataataaatgatgatttaaatgcgataaagaaaaagtattagattttatataatggaataaaaataagatgagactATAGCTCACATATTATACCATTAATTTAcaagtatttttcaattttaacttGAAATTTAACTCTAGAGTCTGTTTGACAACATAACTGCTCTTAAGTATTCTCAGATTCTTAgatatttcatttccaaacattagtcaaatacaaaatatttttaatttcaaatttttaacttttttgtttaattattataattttttcaaactctaaaacaaaacataaaaaataatactattttttcaaatttcaaaataataattatattaaattttttaattttataatatttttatttaacatttttctatatcattttttaaaatttaataaaatattttaattcaaataatttcattctcattcACAGATATATTGAAATATTAGAAGTATCCGAACACGTTCTTATAATAAGCTCTAATCTTAATTCTAAATCAAGGTGGACCGTACTATTGGGTCCCGAATAAGCCGCAAAGTTCAAAGTGCAGGAATGAACGGAGGCTTGAAATCTATGTAAGGGTCCGGTTTGTATTCAGAATccatctcaatttaactcattactatttattattatttatcaactttaactcacaaatttcattactattcacaatatatctcaattcatctcaacttatctttaaatctaaacgacacttaaaatatagaaatttactattttttatcttCATGTACTACAATAtcacacatattttttaattttttaatttttttaaatttgattttattatatttaaattaattaaaattttctatttatcattcatatatcatatatttattaagtaaaaaaattaaaaattaaaacattatttatGTATGATGTATGATACGaaaataatgagtaaaattattattttttatttaaggtcTACTGGAACGACTCAAGTAAAAAGTCATACGCAATCCCACACTCGCACGGTCATTCACAAACTTACAATcggtttgaattcaaaactagtattaatttattttattttatccttataatttagtataataaataatttaattttttattttaaaataataataatattaaaaataatattttatttatcttatttaaatcAATcttaatttaactcaactcaattttaATGACGTGGCGCAACATCATTcgtggatggacaaaagaaatAGCGAGAAATGCTGGTCAAGGAAGCGTAGGGTTTAATTGTCGCCGTCGGTCGACGCTGGGTTTTCTTCCCCCATGCCGGAATATATGTTGCTTCGTTCCTACAAAAATAAAGGAGAACAGGCCCCACTTTGACAATTGTCAATTACCATTGTTTAAGGAAAAGCTCAGTTGGGGTGGGGACCACCGCCGCACACCTCAAATGTGTAAAATTCTACCCCTCTCCGCCATTCCAGATCTGCTGCTATTCGAGAGTTTAATAGACAAAAGTCTCTGCCTTTCTTTTCCTATTGCTTACCATGCACCCAAAGAAGGAGGGGGGAGAGGCCCATCAATGATTGTACCTTCATCCATGCTGATATAgccaaactatatatatatatatatgagagagagagagagagagagagagagagagagagagatggggctGGTGGGTGGTGAGGAAAATGGGAATGGAGAGGGGCTGGTGGAGATTCCAATTGGaagcaaaaacaaatataagaGGATGAATCCTGATGGCACAGAAGAGGATGTGGTATTTTCCAATGAAGGTATATCAATTAGGAAAAATACCACCAGGAACTTTGTGTTCGTCTGTGCCATCTTTGTCTCCCTCAATTCCGTGCTCCTTGGATACGGTTAGTCCTTCCTTTCTgtccattttttctttataatctGTTTGTTTTTAGTTTGATCCGGTTGATTATCATAACccttaatgatatttttattctttttattcgTTGCTGCAACTTCTATCTTCCCTCTTTGATCTGCTTATTTGGCAGGAATTCCATATTAtgtaaattcaaaattaaaatcccatCTGATGTCATGTGAAAATGTATTGTGGCTTTAAAATGATGGATGGGCAGGTTTGGGTTTGGGAtcagacacaaaattctcatctcatatcatcattacattttttttaaatcttcatacaaaatataataaataatttaactttttcaaatctcaattcatatttttcaaatttcaaaacaataataatattaaaacataatacaaaAATCTCACCTCATCCCAAACCTATATTTCATCCAAGTAATGGGGAAAGCACTCGAATGTGAATTTGAACGAGGAAAATGCGGCCGGCTTGGTAAGGCATTTAGGCCATTGCCTAAGCCCCATCTATTTAAGgccctaaaaattaaaaatgaggtgttttttaaaaaataaaaaataaaaaataaaaataaaaactttttattaaataaaattttaaataatttttatagttttcaatgCGTGCAAGGTCcgtaatactaaatttaatatttaatgcaatgaatttttgtttatcagtaatacaatgaattatttatattttaaatattttttttaaaatcatgctAAATTGTGATACAAAATCTGCATTGAGgcctcattttaagttgttgttgtaaatataaattcacaaaaattgtatttaaatattttaaataaaatctcatattattgaaaattttgaaaatattccatataataatttatattttattatattattattacgaATGACTCACTTAAGTTTCGCCTTAAGCCTCAATTTGTAGTGAGCCGCCCTTAAATGCTGATAGGGGAAAAATGGTAGAAGAAAGTTTGAATGCAATGTCCAATCAATGTTTAAAGacaataatttttatgttaagACGCAGTGGACCAGGGAAGGCAGTTGGCTCCTGGTCCATTTATAGACATGACTGAATGAAGCAAGTTTATGAAAATGTTTCCAGAAAAAtttgttaatgtaaaaattattgtatttgcATATTATGATGACAAAATTTAGTCCAATTAACTTGTTATTGAAACTTCTTAATTGACTGTATCTAGAATCCAAGGTTTGCAAATTGTACGTATGATTATGCAGATGTTGGTGTTATGAGTGGAGCAATTTTATTCATTCAGGAGGATCTGAAGATAACAGAGGTACAAGAAGAAGTCCTTGTTGGAATCTTAAGCATAATATCGTTGTTGGGTAGTTTGGCTGGTGGAAAAGCATCAGATGCCATTGGCAGAAAATGGACAATTGCCTTTGCAGCCATTGTCTTTCAGACAGGTGCTGCTGTAATGGCTCTTGCTCCGAATTTTAGGGTGCTGATTGTTGGCAGAATCTTGGCTGGGGTAGGGATTGGCTTTGGGGTCATGATTGCTCCTGTATACATTGCCGAGATATCACCTGCCGTTGCTAGAGGATCTCTTACCTCCTTCCCCGAGATATTTATAAATCTAGGAATCCTTCTTGGATACGTGTCAAACTATGCTTTTTCAGGACTGCCCACTCATATAAGCTGGAGGATCATGCTTGGTGTGGGAATTCTTCCCTCtgtttttattgggttttcCCTGTTTGTGATCCCTGAATCTCCAAGGTGGCTAGTTGTGCAGAACAGGATTGAGGAAGCAAGAGCAGTGTTGTTAAAGACAAATGAGAGTGAAAGAGAAGTGGAAGAAAGATTGGCAGAAATACAGGTAGCCGCTGGGATGTCTAATGCTGAGAAGTACGAAGCAAAATCTGTCTGGCGTGAAATACTAAAACCTTCTCCTCCAGTCCGACGGATGCTAATTGCTGGATGTGGAATCCAATGTTTCCAACAGATTACAGGTATTGATGCAACTGTTTATTATAGCCCCACAATCTTCAAAGACGCTGGAATTAAAGGCAATACAAAGCTCCTTGCAGCAACTGTTGCTGTTGGGTTTACCAAAACATTGTTCATCTTGGTAGCCATATTTCTTATTGACAAAGTGGGGAGAAAGCCTTTGCTTTACATAAGCACAATCGGAATGACTGTTTGCTTGTTTTGTCTAAGCCTTACTCTTGCTTTATTGGGGAAGGAAAAAATGGGGATCGGATTGGCAATTTTAGCAGTTTGTGGGAATGTAGCTTTCTTCTCGGTAGGGATTGGCCCGATTTGTTGGGTATTGTCATCTGAAGTTTTCCCTCTAAGGCTTAGAGCTCAAGCATCAGCCCTTGGGGCAGTCGGTAGTAGAGTCAGTAGTGGCTTGATTGCTATGTCTTTCCTCTCAATTTCTCGTGCAATTACGGTGGCTGGAAC
This window harbors:
- the LOC121266311 gene encoding probable polyol transporter 4 isoform X1, whose amino-acid sequence is MREREREREREREMGLVGGEENGNGEGLVEIPIGSKNKYKRMNPDGTEEDVVFSNEGISIRKNTTRNFVFVCAIFVSLNSVLLGYDVGVMSGAILFIQEDLKITEVQEEVLVGILSIISLLGSLAGGKASDAIGRKWTIAFAAIVFQTGAAVMALAPNFRVLIVGRILAGVGIGFGVMIAPVYIAEISPAVARGSLTSFPEIFINLGILLGYVSNYAFSGLPTHISWRIMLGVGILPSVFIGFSLFVIPESPRWLVVQNRIEEARAVLLKTNESEREVEERLAEIQVAAGMSNAEKYEAKSVWREILKPSPPVRRMLIAGCGIQCFQQITGIDATVYYSPTIFKDAGIKGNTKLLAATVAVGFTKTLFILVAIFLIDKVGRKPLLYISTIGMTVCLFCLSLTLALLGKEKMGIGLAILAVCGNVAFFSVGIGPICWVLSSEVFPLRLRAQASALGAVGSRVSSGLIAMSFLSISRAITVAGTFFVFSLLSALSVAFVYTCVPETKGKSLEQIELVFQNEGEEREGEMEMGDAERLVQRE
- the LOC121266311 gene encoding probable polyol transporter 4 isoform X2; the protein is MAQKRMWYFPMKVYQLGKIPPGTLCSSVPSLSPSIPCSLDTNPRFANCTYDYADVGVMSGAILFIQEDLKITEVQEEVLVGILSIISLLGSLAGGKASDAIGRKWTIAFAAIVFQTGAAVMALAPNFRVLIVGRILAGVGIGFGVMIAPVYIAEISPAVARGSLTSFPEIFINLGILLGYVSNYAFSGLPTHISWRIMLGVGILPSVFIGFSLFVIPESPRWLVVQNRIEEARAVLLKTNESEREVEERLAEIQVAAGMSNAEKYEAKSVWREILKPSPPVRRMLIAGCGIQCFQQITGIDATVYYSPTIFKDAGIKGNTKLLAATVAVGFTKTLFILVAIFLIDKVGRKPLLYISTIGMTVCLFCLSLTLALLGKEKMGIGLAILAVCGNVAFFSVGIGPICWVLSSEVFPLRLRAQASALGAVGSRVSSGLIAMSFLSISRAITVAGTFFVFSLLSALSVAFVYTCVPETKGKSLEQIELVFQNEGEEREGEMEMGDAERLVQRE
- the LOC121266311 gene encoding probable polyol transporter 4 isoform X3, encoding MAQKRMWYFPMKVYQLGKIPPGTLCSSVPSLSPSIPCSLDTEDLKITEVQEEVLVGILSIISLLGSLAGGKASDAIGRKWTIAFAAIVFQTGAAVMALAPNFRVLIVGRILAGVGIGFGVMIAPVYIAEISPAVARGSLTSFPEIFINLGILLGYVSNYAFSGLPTHISWRIMLGVGILPSVFIGFSLFVIPESPRWLVVQNRIEEARAVLLKTNESEREVEERLAEIQVAAGMSNAEKYEAKSVWREILKPSPPVRRMLIAGCGIQCFQQITGIDATVYYSPTIFKDAGIKGNTKLLAATVAVGFTKTLFILVAIFLIDKVGRKPLLYISTIGMTVCLFCLSLTLALLGKEKMGIGLAILAVCGNVAFFSVGIGPICWVLSSEVFPLRLRAQASALGAVGSRVSSGLIAMSFLSISRAITVAGTFFVFSLLSALSVAFVYTCVPETKGKSLEQIELVFQNEGEEREGEMEMGDAERLVQRE